Proteins co-encoded in one Cupriavidus nantongensis genomic window:
- a CDS encoding NfeD family protein encodes MNPASALLRAFRLLSSLALACCALAFGGSGAAAPPPATTTPATTATATAPVYVIPLKGAVSPASASFILRGMARAREAGAQLVVLEMDTPGGLDASMRDIIQAILASPVPVASYVSPGGARAASAGTYILYASHLAAMAPGTNLGAATPVQVGIGGPQKPDALPGASPASAPASAPASGDAMARKQLHDASAYIRGLAQLRGRNAEWAERAVRESVSLSADEALAQRVIDVVAADLPALLRQLDGRKLTTAGGKASTLQTRNAPAVTLEPDWRNRFLAVITEPSVALLLMMIGIYALIFEFSTPGMVVPGIVGAICLLLALFALHMLPVNYAGLALVALGIGCMVAELFLPTFGALGVGGIIAFAFGAVMLIDTDVPGFGVPLPMVAAMSALSAVFVFGMSALLMRSRKRPVVSGADTLVGSRGELLDDLREEGWASVRGETWRVRSATPLARGTPVLVTGRSGLVLDVIAAGSVPASSSQPTPDKGA; translated from the coding sequence ATGAACCCTGCTTCCGCGTTGCTGCGGGCCTTCCGGCTGCTGTCCAGCCTGGCGCTGGCATGCTGCGCGCTTGCCTTCGGCGGCAGCGGCGCCGCGGCCCCGCCGCCGGCCACGACCACCCCGGCCACCACGGCCACGGCCACCGCGCCGGTGTACGTGATCCCGCTGAAAGGCGCGGTCAGCCCGGCCAGCGCCAGCTTTATCCTGCGCGGCATGGCGCGCGCCCGCGAAGCCGGCGCGCAGCTGGTGGTGCTGGAAATGGACACGCCCGGCGGACTGGATGCGTCGATGCGCGACATCATCCAGGCGATCCTGGCCTCGCCGGTGCCGGTGGCCAGCTATGTCTCTCCCGGCGGCGCGCGCGCGGCCAGCGCCGGCACCTACATCCTGTATGCCAGCCATCTCGCGGCGATGGCACCGGGCACCAACCTGGGCGCGGCGACGCCGGTGCAGGTCGGCATCGGCGGCCCGCAGAAGCCCGACGCACTGCCCGGCGCCAGCCCCGCCTCAGCCCCGGCCAGCGCGCCTGCCAGCGGCGACGCCATGGCGCGCAAGCAGCTGCACGACGCCTCGGCCTATATCCGCGGCCTGGCGCAGCTGCGCGGGCGCAACGCCGAATGGGCCGAGCGCGCGGTGCGCGAATCGGTCAGCCTGTCTGCCGACGAGGCGCTGGCGCAGCGCGTGATCGATGTGGTCGCGGCCGACCTGCCCGCGCTGCTGCGCCAGCTCGACGGGCGCAAGCTGACCACCGCCGGCGGCAAGGCCAGCACGCTGCAGACGCGCAATGCGCCTGCGGTGACGCTGGAGCCGGACTGGCGCAACCGCTTCCTGGCCGTGATCACCGAGCCCAGCGTGGCGCTGCTGCTGATGATGATCGGCATCTACGCGCTGATCTTCGAATTCTCCACGCCGGGCATGGTGGTGCCCGGCATCGTCGGCGCGATCTGCCTGCTGCTGGCGCTGTTCGCGCTGCACATGCTGCCGGTCAACTACGCCGGGCTGGCGCTGGTGGCGCTGGGCATCGGCTGCATGGTGGCGGAGCTGTTCCTGCCCACCTTCGGCGCGCTCGGGGTCGGCGGCATCATCGCCTTCGCCTTCGGCGCGGTGATGCTGATCGACACCGACGTGCCGGGCTTCGGCGTGCCGCTGCCGATGGTGGCGGCGATGTCGGCGCTGTCGGCGGTGTTCGTGTTCGGCATGTCGGCGCTGCTGATGCGCTCGCGCAAGCGCCCGGTGGTCAGCGGTGCCGACACCCTGGTCGGCAGCCGCGGCGAGCTGCTCGACGACCTGCGCGAGGAAGGCTGGGCCAGCGTGCGCGGCGAGACCTGGCGCGTGCGCAGCGCCACCCCGCTGGCGCGCGGCACGCCGGTGCTGGTCACGGGACGCAGCGGCCTGGTGCTCGATGTGATCGCCGCCGGCAGCGTGCCGGCCTCCTCTTCCCAACCGACCCCCGACAAGGGAGCCTGA
- a CDS encoding slipin family protein, translating into MAYGFSFGGVIFLLALLVITSFRVLREYERGVVFMLGRFWKVKGPGLVLLIPAVQQMVRVDLRTVVMDVPPQDVISRDNVSVKVNAVVYFRVVDPELAIIQVANFLEATSQLAQTTLRSVLGKHELDEMLAEREKLNLDIQQVLDAQTDGWGIKVSNVEIKHVDLNETMVRAIARQAEAERERRAKVIHAEGELQASEKLLEAAQMLARQPQAMQLRYMQTLTQIAGDRSSTIVFPLPIDLLTTLRSATGNTQK; encoded by the coding sequence ATGGCCTACGGATTCAGCTTCGGCGGTGTGATTTTCCTGCTGGCACTGCTGGTGATCACCTCGTTCCGCGTGCTGCGCGAATACGAACGCGGCGTGGTGTTCATGCTTGGACGGTTCTGGAAGGTCAAGGGCCCGGGACTGGTGCTGCTGATCCCGGCGGTGCAGCAGATGGTCCGGGTCGACCTGCGCACGGTGGTGATGGACGTGCCGCCGCAGGACGTGATCTCGCGCGACAACGTCTCGGTCAAGGTCAATGCGGTGGTGTACTTCCGCGTGGTCGATCCGGAACTGGCCATCATCCAGGTGGCGAACTTCCTCGAGGCCACCAGCCAGCTGGCGCAGACCACGCTGCGCTCAGTGCTGGGCAAGCATGAGCTGGACGAGATGCTGGCCGAGCGCGAAAAGCTCAACCTCGACATCCAGCAGGTGCTGGACGCGCAGACCGACGGCTGGGGCATCAAGGTCTCGAACGTCGAGATCAAGCACGTCGACCTGAACGAGACCATGGTCCGCGCGATCGCGCGGCAGGCCGAGGCCGAACGCGAACGGCGCGCCAAGGTGATCCATGCCGAAGGCGAACTGCAGGCGTCGGAAAAGCTGCTGGAAGCGGCGCAGATGCTGGCGCGGCAGCCGCAGGCGATGCAGCTGCGCTATATGCAGACGCTGACGCAGATCGCGGGGGACAGGAGTTCGACGATCGTGTTTCCGCTGCCGATCGATTTGCTGACGACGCTGCGGAGCGCCACGGGGAATACCCAGAAGTAG
- a CDS encoding CaiB/BaiF CoA transferase family protein: MGALSHLRVLDLTRVLAGPWCAQNLADFGADVIKIERPGAGDDTRTWGPPWLKDEAGRDTAEAAYYLAANRNKRSVTCDISTPEGQQIVRDLAAQSDVVLENYKVGQLKKYGLDYDSLKQVKPDLIYCSVTGFGQTGPYAARPGYDFIIQGMGGFMSLTGERDDLPGGGPQKAGVAISDLMTGQYATIAVLAALAHRDRTGEGQYIDMALLDVQVAMLANMNTNYLASGQAPRRWGNAHPNIVPYQTFQAADGWIIVAVGNDGQFRKFVTDGGRPELADDPRFATNPQRVANRDVLVPILAEMVRPRTRAQWIRDLEAAGVPCGPINTLDDVFEDDQVKARGLRVDLPHPSAGEVKLVGSPIKMSATPPQALRHPPLLGEHTDTVLAETLGYSAAQIDALRAKGVL, translated from the coding sequence ATGGGAGCCTTAAGCCATCTCCGCGTCCTCGACCTGACCCGCGTGCTCGCCGGGCCGTGGTGCGCCCAGAACCTTGCCGACTTCGGCGCCGACGTGATCAAGATCGAGCGCCCCGGCGCCGGCGACGACACCCGCACCTGGGGCCCGCCCTGGCTCAAGGACGAAGCGGGCCGCGACACCGCCGAGGCCGCCTACTACCTCGCCGCCAACCGCAACAAGCGCTCGGTCACGTGCGACATCAGCACCCCGGAAGGCCAGCAGATCGTGCGCGACCTGGCCGCGCAGAGCGACGTGGTGCTGGAGAACTACAAGGTCGGCCAATTGAAGAAATATGGCCTGGACTACGACTCGCTGAAGCAGGTCAAGCCCGACCTGATCTACTGCTCGGTCACCGGCTTCGGCCAGACCGGCCCGTACGCCGCGCGCCCCGGCTACGACTTCATCATCCAGGGCATGGGCGGCTTCATGAGCCTGACCGGCGAGCGCGACGACCTGCCCGGCGGCGGCCCGCAGAAGGCCGGCGTGGCGATTTCCGACCTGATGACCGGCCAGTACGCCACCATCGCCGTGCTGGCGGCGCTGGCGCACCGCGACCGCACCGGCGAAGGCCAGTACATCGACATGGCGCTGCTCGACGTGCAGGTGGCGATGCTCGCCAACATGAACACCAACTACCTCGCCAGCGGCCAGGCGCCGCGCCGCTGGGGCAACGCGCATCCGAACATCGTGCCCTACCAGACCTTCCAGGCCGCCGACGGCTGGATCATCGTCGCGGTCGGCAACGACGGGCAGTTCCGCAAGTTCGTCACCGATGGCGGCAGGCCCGAGCTGGCCGACGACCCGCGCTTTGCCACCAACCCGCAGCGCGTGGCCAACCGTGACGTGCTGGTGCCGATCCTGGCGGAGATGGTGCGCCCGCGCACCCGCGCGCAATGGATCCGCGACCTCGAAGCCGCGGGCGTGCCGTGCGGCCCGATCAACACGCTCGACGACGTGTTCGAGGACGACCAGGTCAAGGCGCGCGGCCTGCGCGTGGACCTGCCGCACCCCAGCGCGGGCGAGGTCAAGCTGGTCGGCAGCCCGATCAAGATGAGCGCGACGCCGCCGCAGGCGCTGCGCCACCCGCCGCTGCTGGGCGAGCATACCGACACGGTGCTGGCCGAGACCCTGGGCTATAGCGCGGCGCAGATCGACGCACTTCGTGCAAAAGGGGTGCTGTAA
- the alaS gene encoding alanine--tRNA ligase, translated as MKVSDIRSKFLQFFESKGHTVVRSSSLVPANDPTLLFTNSGMVQFKDVFLGTDKRPYSRATSAQRSVRAGGKHNDLENVGYTARHHTFFEMLGNFSFGDYFKREAIQYAWELLTKTYQLPAEKLWVTVYAEDDEAYDIWAREVGVPAERIVRIGDNKGARYASDNFWQMADTGPCGPCSEIFYDHGPDVWGGPPGSPEEDGDRYIEVWNLVFMQFNRDEQGNMTPLPKPCVDTGMGLERIAAVLQHVHSNYEIDLFQALIKAAARETHIDNLNQNSLKVIADHIRACAFLIVDGVIPGNEGRGYVLRRIIRRAIRHGYKLGQKTPFFHKLVPDLVEQMGQAYPELAEAQSRVTEVLKAEEERFFETIENGMAILDAALAELKLKGGKTLDGELAFKLHDTFGFPLDLTQDVCREQEIGVDEAAFDAAMNRQREQARAAGKFKMAAGLEYTGDKTVFHGYEKLELPQAKVTALYVDGAAVDTMQPGQTGVVVLDHTPFYAESGGQAGDQGVLKAVDGNGATFAVADTTKIQADVFGHQGTLQGGALKVGDAVSAQVDALRRARTVRNHSATHLMHKALREVLGSHVQQKGSLVDADKTRFDFSHNAALTDAQIRQVEEIVNAEILRNEDTHAEVMPFDDAVKSGAMALFGEKYADDVRVLSIGTSKELCGGTHVHRTGDIGLFKIVMEGGVAAGIRRVEAITGDNALHYLQGLDAKLNEAAAVLKAQPSELVPRIGQVQEQVRALEKELERLKSKLAASQGDELAAQAVDVKGLKVLAAQLDGADVKTLRETMDKLKDKLQSAAIVLGAVADGKVSLIAGVTADATGKVKAGELVNFVAQQVGGKGGGRPDMAQAGGTEPAKLPQALAGVSEWVAAKV; from the coding sequence ATGAAAGTCTCAGACATTCGCAGCAAGTTCCTGCAGTTCTTCGAATCGAAGGGCCATACCGTGGTCCGCTCGTCCAGCCTGGTGCCGGCGAACGACCCGACGCTGCTGTTCACCAATTCCGGCATGGTGCAGTTCAAGGACGTGTTCCTCGGCACCGACAAGCGCCCGTACAGCCGCGCCACCTCGGCGCAGCGCTCGGTGCGCGCCGGCGGCAAGCACAACGACCTCGAGAACGTGGGCTACACCGCGCGCCACCATACGTTCTTCGAGATGCTGGGCAACTTCTCGTTTGGCGACTATTTCAAGCGCGAAGCCATCCAGTACGCATGGGAACTGCTGACCAAGACCTACCAGCTGCCGGCGGAGAAGCTGTGGGTGACGGTCTATGCCGAAGACGACGAGGCCTACGACATCTGGGCCAGGGAAGTCGGCGTGCCGGCAGAGCGCATCGTGCGCATCGGCGACAACAAGGGCGCGCGCTATGCCTCGGACAACTTCTGGCAGATGGCCGATACCGGCCCCTGCGGCCCGTGCTCGGAAATCTTCTATGACCACGGCCCGGACGTGTGGGGCGGCCCGCCGGGATCGCCCGAGGAAGACGGCGACCGCTACATCGAGGTGTGGAACCTGGTGTTCATGCAGTTCAACCGCGACGAGCAGGGCAACATGACGCCGCTGCCCAAGCCGTGCGTCGACACCGGCATGGGCCTGGAGCGCATTGCCGCGGTGCTGCAGCACGTGCACAGCAACTATGAGATCGACCTGTTCCAGGCGCTGATCAAGGCCGCCGCGCGCGAGACCCATATCGACAACCTGAACCAGAACTCGCTGAAGGTCATCGCCGACCATATCCGCGCGTGCGCGTTCCTGATCGTCGATGGCGTGATCCCGGGCAACGAAGGCCGCGGCTATGTGCTGCGCCGGATCATCCGCCGCGCCATCCGCCACGGCTACAAGCTGGGCCAGAAGACCCCCTTCTTCCACAAGCTGGTGCCGGACCTGGTCGAGCAGATGGGCCAGGCCTATCCGGAGCTGGCCGAGGCGCAGTCGCGCGTGACCGAAGTGCTGAAGGCCGAGGAAGAGCGCTTCTTCGAGACCATCGAGAACGGCATGGCCATCCTCGACGCCGCGCTGGCCGAGCTGAAGCTCAAGGGCGGCAAGACCCTGGACGGCGAGCTGGCCTTCAAGCTGCACGACACCTTCGGCTTCCCGCTGGACCTGACCCAGGACGTGTGCCGCGAGCAGGAAATCGGCGTGGACGAGGCCGCCTTCGACGCCGCCATGAACCGCCAGCGCGAGCAGGCGCGCGCCGCCGGCAAGTTCAAGATGGCCGCCGGCCTGGAGTACACCGGCGACAAGACCGTGTTCCACGGCTACGAGAAGCTGGAACTGCCGCAGGCAAAGGTTACTGCGCTGTACGTGGATGGTGCCGCGGTCGACACCATGCAGCCCGGCCAGACCGGCGTGGTGGTGCTCGACCACACGCCGTTCTACGCCGAGTCCGGCGGCCAGGCCGGCGACCAGGGCGTGCTGAAGGCCGTGGATGGCAATGGTGCCACTTTCGCCGTGGCCGACACTACCAAGATCCAGGCCGACGTGTTCGGCCACCAGGGCACGCTGCAGGGCGGCGCGCTCAAGGTTGGCGATGCCGTGTCGGCGCAGGTCGACGCACTGCGTCGCGCGCGCACCGTGCGCAACCACTCGGCCACCCACCTGATGCACAAGGCGCTGCGCGAAGTGCTGGGCAGCCACGTGCAGCAGAAGGGCTCGCTGGTCGATGCGGACAAGACCCGCTTCGACTTCTCGCACAATGCCGCGCTGACCGACGCGCAGATCCGCCAGGTCGAAGAGATCGTCAACGCCGAGATCCTGCGCAACGAGGACACGCACGCCGAGGTCATGCCGTTCGACGACGCGGTCAAGAGCGGCGCGATGGCGCTGTTCGGCGAGAAGTACGCCGACGACGTGCGCGTGCTGTCGATCGGCACCTCGAAGGAACTGTGCGGCGGCACCCATGTGCACCGCACCGGCGATATCGGCCTGTTCAAGATCGTGATGGAAGGCGGCGTCGCCGCCGGCATCCGCCGCGTCGAAGCCATCACTGGTGACAACGCGCTGCACTACCTGCAGGGGCTGGACGCCAAGCTGAACGAAGCCGCCGCCGTGCTGAAGGCGCAGCCGTCCGAACTGGTGCCGCGCATCGGCCAGGTGCAGGAGCAGGTGCGCGCGCTGGAGAAGGAGCTGGAGCGCCTGAAGAGCAAGCTGGCGGCGTCGCAGGGCGACGAACTGGCGGCGCAGGCGGTCGATGTGAAGGGCCTGAAGGTGCTGGCCGCGCAGCTGGACGGCGCCGACGTCAAGACCCTGCGCGAGACCATGGACAAGCTCAAGGACAAGCTGCAGAGCGCCGCCATCGTGCTGGGCGCGGTTGCGGACGGCAAGGTCAGCCTGATCGCCGGCGTCACCGCCGACGCCACCGGCAAGGTCAAGGCCGGCGAGCTGGTCAACTTTGTCGCCCAGCAGGTGGGCGGCAAGGGCGGCGGCCGCCCGGACATGGCGCAGGCCGGCGGCACCGAGCCGGCCAAGCTGCCGCAGGCGCTGGCGGGTGTCAGCGAGTGGGTGGCGGCGAAAGTCTGA
- a CDS encoding potassium/proton antiporter, whose translation MESIDHVILLGAVVMSLGIVLGAFSARFGVPFLLVFLAVGMLAGVDGPGGIRFSDTWLSFLVGNLALAIILLDGGLRTRLATFRVALRPSLSLATVGVLVTAALVGIFAAWLLGIDWRLGLLLGAIVGSTDAAAVFSTLNSSGIRLKDRVASVLEIESGINDPMAIFLTLTLIEWLTAPEGLTPLGLVLRLLVQFGVGGVLGLGLGYCLANVLERTRVAEGLQSILLCSGGAMVFAIVQSAGGSGFLAVYLTGMLIGNRERAVTADTMRAMDGMAWLAQSAMFLLLGLLVAPHRIWEVAGPAVAVAAFLMLVARPVAVWLALLPFRFNARETAFIAWMGLRGAVPIVLALFPLLREVPQSGLLFRIAFAVVLASLLFQGTTVAVAARLARVLRPGYPEPLARSRLRGTRAPILEVMQFEVGPNAPVENVRADQLELPPRCRLMTVARDDALADPAQTVLRAGDAVSVLGPTVSLPLLSALFQTPGRAPAWEQASHDFLLSGDAPLRDVAALYGTRELTPDEEPLTLESAMQRAFTSPPVEGDSVEIAGLPLTVTRMEGAQIVQVGLLLPRLDGDSGGKLWVRRRRGEQSRERA comes from the coding sequence TTGGAAAGCATCGACCATGTCATCCTGCTCGGCGCCGTCGTGATGTCGCTGGGCATCGTGCTGGGCGCGTTCTCGGCGCGCTTCGGCGTGCCGTTCCTGCTGGTGTTTCTGGCAGTGGGCATGCTGGCCGGCGTCGACGGCCCCGGCGGCATCCGCTTCTCCGATACCTGGCTCAGCTTCCTGGTGGGCAACCTGGCGCTGGCCATCATCCTGCTCGACGGCGGGCTGCGCACCCGGCTGGCCACCTTCCGCGTGGCGCTCAGGCCGTCGCTGTCGCTGGCGACGGTCGGGGTGCTGGTGACGGCCGCGCTGGTGGGGATCTTCGCCGCCTGGCTGCTCGGCATCGACTGGCGGCTGGGGCTGCTGCTGGGGGCCATCGTCGGCTCGACCGATGCCGCCGCGGTGTTCTCGACGCTCAACAGCAGCGGCATCCGGCTCAAGGACCGGGTCGCGAGCGTGCTGGAGATCGAGTCCGGCATCAACGACCCGATGGCGATCTTTCTGACGCTGACGCTGATCGAGTGGCTGACCGCGCCCGAGGGCCTGACGCCGCTGGGGCTGGTGCTGCGCTTGCTGGTGCAGTTCGGCGTGGGCGGCGTGCTCGGGCTTGGGCTTGGCTATTGCCTGGCCAATGTGCTGGAGCGCACGCGCGTGGCCGAAGGGCTGCAGTCGATCCTGCTGTGCTCGGGCGGCGCGATGGTGTTTGCGATCGTGCAGAGCGCCGGCGGCAGCGGCTTCCTGGCGGTGTACCTGACCGGCATGCTGATCGGCAACCGCGAGCGCGCCGTCACCGCCGACACCATGCGCGCGATGGACGGCATGGCGTGGCTGGCGCAGTCGGCCATGTTCCTGCTGCTGGGGCTGCTGGTGGCGCCGCACCGGATCTGGGAAGTCGCCGGCCCCGCGGTGGCGGTGGCGGCCTTTCTGATGCTGGTGGCGCGGCCGGTGGCGGTATGGCTGGCGCTGCTGCCGTTCCGCTTCAATGCGCGCGAGACCGCCTTTATCGCCTGGATGGGCCTGCGCGGCGCAGTGCCGATCGTGCTGGCGCTGTTCCCGCTGCTGCGCGAGGTGCCGCAGTCGGGGCTGTTGTTCCGCATTGCCTTTGCGGTGGTGCTGGCCAGCCTGCTGTTCCAGGGCACCACCGTGGCGGTGGCGGCGCGGCTGGCGCGCGTGCTGCGCCCCGGCTATCCCGAGCCGCTGGCGCGCTCGCGCCTGCGCGGCACACGCGCGCCGATCCTGGAAGTGATGCAGTTCGAGGTCGGCCCCAACGCGCCGGTCGAGAACGTGCGCGCCGACCAGCTGGAGCTGCCGCCGCGCTGCCGGCTGATGACCGTGGCGCGCGACGATGCGCTCGCGGACCCGGCGCAGACGGTATTGCGCGCCGGCGATGCGGTCAGCGTGCTGGGGCCGACGGTCTCGTTGCCGCTGCTGTCGGCGCTGTTCCAGACCCCGGGGCGGGCGCCCGCCTGGGAACAGGCCTCGCACGATTTCCTGCTGTCGGGCGACGCGCCACTGCGCGACGTGGCCGCGCTCTACGGCACGCGCGAACTGACGCCGGACGAAGAACCGTTGACGCTGGAAAGCGCGATGCAGCGCGCGTTCACGTCGCCGCCAGTCGAGGGCGACAGCGTCGAGATCGCCGGGCTGCCGCTGACGGTGACGCGCATGGAGGGCGCGCAGATCGTGCAGGTGGGACTGCTGCTGCCGCGGCTGGACGGGGATTCGGGCGGGAAGCTGTGGGTGCGGCGGCGCCGGGGGGAGCAGAGTCGCGAACGCGCGTAA
- a CDS encoding DUF2214 family protein, translating into MLTDAILAFLHFLAIFVLITLMAAEAVALRPDLTPATVRRLSLYDLFYFLSAALALATGLLRLFYGAKGADFYLHNPWFHAKMGVFVLIALCSLPPTFAIARWRKQARRLPDYVPPPSEIKAARRWVMIESHLVILLPLCAVMMARGIGAR; encoded by the coding sequence ATGCTGACCGACGCCATCCTCGCCTTCCTGCATTTCCTGGCGATCTTCGTCCTGATCACGCTGATGGCCGCCGAGGCCGTGGCGCTGCGCCCGGACCTGACCCCGGCCACCGTGCGGCGCCTGTCGCTGTACGACCTGTTCTATTTCCTGTCGGCTGCGCTGGCGCTGGCCACCGGCCTGCTGCGCCTGTTCTACGGCGCCAAGGGCGCGGACTTCTACCTGCACAACCCGTGGTTCCACGCCAAGATGGGCGTGTTCGTGCTGATCGCGCTGTGCTCGCTGCCGCCGACCTTCGCCATCGCGCGCTGGCGAAAGCAGGCGCGCAGGCTGCCCGATTACGTGCCGCCACCGTCCGAGATCAAGGCGGCGCGGCGCTGGGTCATGATCGAATCGCACCTGGTGATCCTGCTGCCGCTGTGCGCCGTGATGATGGCGCGCGGCATCGGGGCCCGCTGA
- a CDS encoding tripartite tricarboxylate transporter TctB family protein: protein MRIRSQKDFASGLMFILVGFGFSWVARGYSMGTAAKMGPGYFPFWLGIVLALLGALVLFGSLSSKSEEDSLARWDIKTLLWILGSVVLFGLLLKPLGMVLSVLVLVLVSSMASHEFSWKGAILNAVILVLISLGAFVYGINLQMPVWPAFLAS from the coding sequence TTGCGCATACGTAGCCAAAAGGACTTTGCCTCCGGCCTGATGTTCATCCTGGTCGGATTCGGCTTTTCCTGGGTCGCGCGCGGTTATTCCATGGGAACCGCCGCAAAAATGGGACCGGGATACTTCCCGTTCTGGCTCGGCATCGTGCTCGCCCTGCTGGGCGCGCTGGTGCTGTTCGGCTCGCTGTCGTCCAAGTCGGAAGAAGACAGCCTGGCCCGCTGGGACATCAAGACGCTGTTGTGGATCCTCGGTTCGGTGGTGTTGTTCGGCCTGCTGCTGAAGCCGCTGGGCATGGTGCTGTCGGTGCTGGTGCTGGTGCTGGTGTCGTCGATGGCCAGCCACGAGTTCAGCTGGAAGGGCGCCATCCTGAACGCGGTCATCCTGGTGCTGATCAGCCTGGGCGCGTTCGTGTACGGCATCAACCTGCAGATGCCGGTGTGGCCGGCTTTCCTGGCAAGCTAA
- a CDS encoding Bug family tripartite tricarboxylate transporter substrate binding protein, whose amino-acid sequence MLKKLLAAALTAALMPAAAVAATNAYPTKPVRFVVPYPAGGPLDTVARAIGDKLRDSLGQPVIVENKPGAGGNLGADYVAKQPADGYTIVMGAVATHAINPTLFSKMPYDPVKDFAPVTLVADVPNVLVMHPGKAAELQINNVRDLVAYARKNPGKLDYASGGNGSAGHLSGELFKSMARVSMVHIPYNGASPAQLSVLSGQTDLIFDNLASASANIKAGKLKAFAVTTAGRAATFPELPTIAEAGKGLGLEGFDISTWFGVFAPANTPREIVERLNHDIVAILKTDDMKARLARIGAQPAPTTPEQFAALIQKELKKYAQIVKVSGAKVD is encoded by the coding sequence ATGCTGAAGAAACTGCTTGCCGCCGCGCTGACCGCGGCCCTGATGCCCGCCGCCGCCGTGGCGGCGACCAACGCCTATCCCACCAAGCCGGTCCGGTTCGTCGTGCCCTACCCGGCCGGCGGCCCGCTCGACACCGTGGCGCGCGCCATCGGCGACAAGCTGCGCGACAGCCTGGGCCAGCCCGTGATCGTCGAAAACAAGCCCGGCGCCGGCGGCAACCTGGGCGCGGACTACGTCGCCAAGCAGCCCGCCGACGGCTACACCATCGTGATGGGCGCGGTGGCCACGCACGCGATCAACCCGACGCTGTTCAGCAAGATGCCGTACGACCCGGTCAAGGATTTCGCGCCGGTCACGCTGGTTGCCGACGTGCCCAACGTGCTGGTGATGCATCCGGGCAAGGCCGCCGAGCTGCAGATCAACAACGTGCGCGACCTGGTCGCGTACGCGCGCAAGAACCCGGGCAAGCTGGATTACGCCTCGGGCGGCAACGGCAGCGCCGGCCACCTGTCGGGCGAGCTGTTCAAGAGCATGGCCAGGGTCAGCATGGTCCATATCCCCTACAACGGCGCGTCGCCGGCACAGCTGTCGGTGCTGTCGGGCCAGACCGACCTGATCTTCGACAACCTGGCCTCGGCCTCGGCCAATATCAAGGCGGGCAAGCTCAAGGCCTTCGCGGTCACCACCGCCGGCCGCGCCGCGACCTTCCCGGAGCTGCCGACCATTGCCGAGGCCGGCAAGGGGCTGGGGCTGGAAGGCTTCGACATCTCGACGTGGTTCGGCGTGTTCGCACCGGCCAACACGCCGCGCGAGATCGTCGAACGGCTCAACCACGACATCGTGGCAATCCTGAAGACCGACGACATGAAGGCGCGCCTGGCCCGCATCGGCGCCCAGCCGGCACCGACCACGCCGGAGCAGTTCGCGGCGCTGATCCAGAAGGAACTGAAGAAGTATGCGCAGATCGTGAAGGTGTCGGGGGCGAAGGTCGACTAA